Part of the Numenius arquata chromosome 5, bNumArq3.hap1.1, whole genome shotgun sequence genome is shown below.
GTCCCCAGGAGAGCCCAGAGGTCCACGGAGGGCAGAACTCCACCAGGGCGAAGCATGCTGGCAGTGCCTCGGGGATGCTTCCCTGGAGCGGGGCGACCCGTCCCTCGGTGGGGTGAGCACACTGGGGTGCAGCCCGTGCTCTCTGCTGTCAGCGGGGATTTTTCTGCTGGTGCCAtctcctgcccacagccctggacgcgagctggggcagggggggaggttGGCAGAGGCAGTGGAGCGGGGTGGtttgttttccctctgccttGTTTCAAAACTCCCCCTCCCGCGGCATCTTGCGAAACCGGGCTGAGCCCATACCACACCGTGCCGACACTGCGGCCAGCGGCCTCCCGCCCTGGGAATGCTCCCGGCTGAGagtgccaccaccacccagcACCTCCGCTCCTCTCCCCGTCCCCCCGCTGGCACCTCAAATGCTTGGTACCGAAGTTTCCCAactttctgcctccttccccgTGCACTAACCAAGATCTCCCGCTCCATCTCAGGGGTTTTGCTGCAAAGGAAACACCTGGGGTGCCGGCAGAATGGCACGGGAGGGTCATGCTGGAGCTCTGCGGTACTTACGGAGGTGGCTGGAGACACGGTGTGGGACCGAGGGTGGCCACGGCCGAGGGTCACCCAGGACCGGAGGTGGCTGGTCAGGGCAGGGAGAGTGACCGGGGCCCCGGCCCAGGGGATCAGGGGCTGTGAATTGTTTAGCTACGGCTTTGCAAAATCCACCTGCAAAGCTCAGCCTGGATCAGAGGCTTATTGCAGATCAGAATTAAACCCTTTCGGCGTCGGGAAGGACTGGGGAGCTGGGATGCCTCATTTTGCTTGTTGTCTATTAATTGTCAGGGTAGGTTTGCCTAACTGGGTCAGGTGTGTGGCTTGCTGTCACCTTTGTGGTCAGCCTTGGTGTCCGGCGGGTGACTGTGTGCCACCGTCCTCGTGTCCTCTTTGGGCCGTGTCACCCGTGCTGGGGTCGGAGGGGCAGCGGAACGCCAGCAGGTTGAACTCCCTGTGCCCACAGGGTGAGCTCAGGCTTTCGGTTTGCTCCTCCTGGCCCTGCTTGTCTTCCCCCGGGGTTTGTTGTTGTAAGACTCCTGGCCCAAATGAGGAGCAAATGGAGACGGTAATGAGGGCTGTGCTGGCCCCGTGCCCCCTCCCGCTCGCCGGCTGCCGCagatggagaggggcagggagggcccCTGGTGACAAATTGTGCTCAGAGCTGAGCAGGGTCCGGCCGGCATTTGGACAGGGGTGTTTGGATGCTGATAGCAGAGCTACAGCAGGGACcatttgctattttctttccttgtcccAAATTGGAACCCTCCCAGGAGCAGGAGGTGACCTGTCTGACAGCGGCATCTCACCCCGAGCGCTTGGGCAGGAGCAGCGGGCAGGGACGGGATGCgtggcagtgctggggtggggtTGAGCCTTGCACCCTCCTATCAAGGAACTTTTCTGTACCTGCTGGCATGGTCCACATCTCAAAAAGCcaaaggagagggcagggagcatGGGCAAGCACTGCAGGAACAGGGCCTGGCAGCTCCTCAGGGCAACCCAACCAGGGGCCGGGGATGCCTGAGCAGGACCGTTGCCCTGCCTGCGCCTGGGGTCCACTCCTGCCACCCATTTTCCCCCTCTGTCCTCTCTTGAGCATGCCATCACCTGCCTCCTGGTTGCTCTGTGCTTGCCATCACTGCAGCCCACCACACTGTGCCTATCACGTGCCAgtcaccctgtccccagggcatGCCCACCGCATGGTCCTCATCGTGCCCATtgtgctgtccccatcccaagTCCACcacactgtccccatcccatgcccATCATGCTGCCCCAGCACTCCCCATCCTTTCTCCACGTCCCCCCTCCCTTATGCAAATGGTTACAAAGAGCACTTAATCATCCTTGTTAATTGTCTCTGCCCTCCCCTGTTCCCTCCTGGGGTTTTTCTCACAAATGGTGTCTAACTTTTcccttctgtgttttgtttttccaccaGGGATCGCAGCCCCtccgcccccagcctccccccgacCCTCTGTTTACACAACTGGGACAAATTTCACACCCCGGGGACCGCTGTCCCTGCACCCCTAGTCCCTCGCTCCCCTGCACCAAAGAATTTGTGAGTCACTGGCCGGGGCAGGGCTATAAAGGTGTCCTCACCAAGGGTCTGCAGCATCGGAGGGGACACCATTGACTGCCACCATGGAAGCTGCTGCCTGTTGCCTGCCTTCCCACGGGCTCCGGGTGCCTGTGGCCAGTGcttgcccagccccagggctggagcaagGGGGAAGGTAGCTGGGTGCTGGGCAGCCTGGGAGGACTGGGGTGGGCAGTGGGAGGCGGGATGGGGAAGGCTGCAGCTGGATTTGGGTGAAGGCTGGTTGGCTCCTTGGTCTGATGGCGATCCCCTTGATCCTGGTGGCCACgggtgggagagagggagcagagcctggggagTGACGCTGGGCgctcccaggggtgctgggggggctggagctgggcaagAAGCACTGGGGCTGAGGTGGTACGAGTGCACCCGCATGTCCCCCAGCCACGCAGCcgggcaggggctgagctgggagggtgagactgtggggctgggggtgcgtggctgcggggcggggggagcaagGCAAGGGGGGAGCGGGCCAGGGTGGGCGGCCATCGTGCTGAACCTTCTCTCCACACCTAGACCCCTGCCTCTCTGGAGACCATGGCTGCCCCAAGCGGAGGAGGGAACCAGGCAGCGGAGGGAGCAGACGGACGCCGTGAGTTTTACATTCCCTGCTGGGTGTTCCCACCCCAAGTTTCCCTCTGGCAGGGTTGGGGTCCCTGTTTGGCAGAAAACCAGCCTCTTTCCCCAgactcccccagccctggcactgctatggggcaggaccgtGCCCACCTGCCCTGGTgcatcaccccctgccccacgctaCCCTGGCCGTGGCAGGGCCGGGCAGGTCCCCCCCTGGGCAACCACGGCCGGCACAGCTGCGCCACAGGGGCCTGAAAGGGCTGCCTGTTCCCAGCCTGGCGGGCATTCCTCAGGGGGTTAGTGGGACGGCTGGGCATGAGCTCGTGAGCACGGGGGGGAGATTACGCTGGCAAAGAGCccgttggggagggggggggagatgcCAGCTTCCATTGCGGGGGGTAGAAGGACCTAAACccaggggcagaggaggggggagaagccAGCTTCAGGGGGCTGGCAGGTCTGTGGGGATGGCAGAGAAAGGTCCCTGCCCTCGCTGCCAGCCGGGGTCCCCGTGTGCCCCATTGCCATCacgctggggaggagggggcagcgggAGCCCCAGGGCAGGTCCCACCCCGACTCTGTCTCCTCAGGCTTGGACTCGGGAGGCGACGGGGGACAGCGGCCCCGACAAAACGCTGGCGTTTTTCCACCACCCCGTCAGGTACGTCCCCTGCTGCCGAGCGCCCCGGCCGGCCCCCGGGGGCCATGGGCAGGCGGGGGCTCAGCCCGTCTCTCCCCACACAGGCTCCTCTGGCCCAAGTCCAAGTGCTTTGACTATCTGTACAGCGTTGGGCAGAAGCTGCTGGAGAACTTCCCGGTGCAGGCCACCCTCTGCCTCTATGAGGACTCGGgcagcgaggaagaggaggatgaggaagaagaggaggatgaggaagaagaggaggaggaggcaggggacaTGGCGTCAGGTCCCCCGCTGCAGGCCGGCAGGCCGGTGTGAGGGCGCGGTGCATCAGGCAAGGGTGGGCCCGGCAGCACCGAGGAGGTGGCGGCCTCCTCTACCTCCATGCAGGCAGCATGCGGGCAGGCAGCGGCCACTGGCCCTCAGGGCTAGCGGTGCCCACACCCCATCCCGCCCGGCAGCACTGTCATGGGCcggggactacaactcccagcagcCACCGCGGCACCTCCCGGCAGCCGCAGCGCTCTCTTATTGGCTACCAGTCTCTCCCGGGTTGGGGGAAGATAGCGTAGCCCCGCCCACCCTCCCCGCTCCGCGTTCCTATTGCAGCAGCGGGGGGAGGAAGGCGGGGCGCGCTGGCTGCGGGGGGCGCGATTGGCCGAGAGGCGGAAGGAGGCGGGGAGAGGGGCGGGGCCTGCTCCTCCCCTGCCCGTCGGCGGGAGGGAGAGGCTGCGGCGGGGCGCGAGGCGCGGGGCCGCCATGAGGTACGGGCGGGGCGGCGCTgccgggggcgcggggcgggggcggcgggaggatgAGGGGGCGAGGGGGGCCGGTTATGGGGTGCTGGGGCGggaaggaaggggctggggccggggggaggtGAGAGTCGGGGGTCAGGGGAGCTGGCAGAGGGGTTTGGGGGAGAGGAGCGCTGCGGAGGTGGGGTCTGtcggtggggcagggggtgcagtGGAGAGGGGATGTGTCGGTGGGGCAGGAGATGTCATCAGGGCAGGCGGAtgtggcagtggggcagggggtgtggcagtggggcaggagatgtcatcagggcagggggatgtggcagtggggcagggggtgtgtcagtggggcggggggtggcgaTGAGGCAGGGGGATGTgtcagtggggcagggggtgacaatggggcagggggatgtggcagtggggcagggggtggcgatggggcagggggatgtggcagtggggcaggagatgtcatcagggcagggggatgtggcAGTGAGGCAGGGGGTGGcgatggggcagggggatgtggcaGTGAGGCAGGGGGTGGCGATGAGACAGGGGGATGTGGCAGTGAGGCAGGGGGTGGtgatggggcagggggatgtggcaGTGAGGCAGGGGGTGTGTCAATGGGGCAGGAGATGTCAGCAGGGCAGAGGGATGTGGCAGTGGGGTAGGAGGTGTGGcgatggggcagggggatgtgtcAGTGGAGCAGGAGGTGTgtcagtggggcagggggatgtgtcaatggggcagggggatgtgtcagtggggcagggggtgcagtGTTGGGGTTCGTCAGGAACTCAAAGCCCCGTTCAGCTGGGCAAGTTCCCATTCGGGCTGATGGGGCAggtgagttgggggggggatACCCTGCTGTGGGGTGGCACTAGAAGCGGGGGGTGATGGAAATAATTTGAAGTTTGGGGAAAGCAAGGTTAATGCTGGGATGGAGGGACCAGGGGCCGGGGCAGAGTGGGGTCCGCATGCATTCAGATGGGGTCCGAAGGCTGTTTTGGGAGGGCGAGGCATCCCgacaccccacggggaccccgcGGTCCCTGGCAAGCGGAGCCGGTGCAGCCTCTTCCCCTCACTGTGGATCTTGGCAGGGAAAACCCCCAATATTGCTAGGATCCTGCTGAGCGGCTGGCAGCCGCGGCTACGTGATGCCAGGAGAACCGGCAGCCTCCCTGCGTGCTGTGGCACGTCACTGGCATCTGTGgatcccccccttctcccccctcgaCCCAAACCCGTACCCCCCAGCCTGGCAAGGAGGTGCCGCCTCCCGCTGTGCCCCCCAGGCCCGCTCGATGTCTGCGGGCAGCCGGcaccgtgtgcccccccccccaccatatTTTACCGGCACGATTTCCTCCTTTGGCATCGGTGACGGGAGCGGGGGCGGAGATGGGGGGAGCCCGGGGGGAGACACAAATGTGCGACTGCAGCATCCTTACTCTCATGGCCCGCATCCCTCACGCCTCCTCACCGTTGCCTTGGCAACCTCCTATCGATGGGGTATTTATAGAGGAGACGAACGCGTACGTGTCAGAGCGGGGGGGGGAACGACGACACCGGGACTGGGTGGGCGTCTGCTAGGTCAGCCTCCAGCTCCAGGCTTCTCTCGGCTTCCATGGCGCtgcgggggcaggagggagggatgctgctcGCCTCCTTGGCGTCAGCGCCTGCCGCGGTCCAGCTTTTCCTGCTCGTGGGAGCCGGGGGAGGTGGTTGGGGAATTTGCGGGTGGAAATAAAAATACGCGTCTGGGATGCGTGCCCTTCTCGCAGGCGTCGCTCCTGCTCGTGGGCTTGTGTAGACCTTGGCTTACTGTTGCACTGGAATAAACTGTCTCTGAGCTCTGATGCTGGGTGCTTTGGCACtggtatttggggaaaaaaaaaagtgaaaaggtaAAATCTTCCTGACGCATTAAATGTGTTGCCTGATGTATGACGTGGGTTATGGAGCTAGGGATCCTGATAAATCTGGTCTTGAATATCGTTATTTCTGTGTCTCTGTTCTCCTGTCTATTAAAGGAGGAGAATGCCTGCGATAATGAGCAATACAGAGGTTTTGTGTGGAAGCTGTGGCACGTTTTCCATGCCGTGTGCTCTTTTATCCTGTGGGTTTGGGTCTCTTTGTAAAAATTGATGATAACAAAAGCAGGTCGGGTAGTCCCTGCTCAAAGCTGAGGCAGCCTGTGGGGCAACGCGTGGGTCCGGAGGCCTCTCAGATGCTCTCACATTCCCCAGAGCAGCTCAGAGAAGAGGAGTTGGGCGCACAATTTCTCGAGTAAAAGTCCTCCTGGTGTGGGCTGTGGGGCGCAGAAGGTGGCAGACCCCTCCTGTGTAATCCTggtgctctgctgctttccctcaGTCCTGCTTGAACTCCAGACTGAGGTTTGCAAACTGTTGGAAAGAAGCTGCTTTCTGCCTCTGGAGACAGCTCTGGGCTTGCTTGGCCTCTTGCCACTTCTGGGGCAGGAACCTCAGAAACCACAGGAAACCTGATGTTGGCCGGAGAGGTGGTAGATTTACTGAGAGGGGGCGGCTCTAGGTGAGGTGAGGTGGTGCCTGCTGTGGTGGTGTCCACCAGCCCTTCTGTGCCTCTGGATTCCTGCCTTTTACATCAAATGAGAAATGCGTTTCTAGCCCCCGCTGTCCCTGTTCGTGGCCCCTACTGTCCCTGTTCACAGCCCTGTGCTGTCCCTGACCCCGCTCCAGCTGAGCGGATTCAAGTGCTTTTGGGATAACTTTGAATATCTGAAGTCCTGGACCTAAGATCAGCATGCGGTTTAGTTCCTGCTGTTTCTGACTGGGGTTGCTCCTTCATCCACAATAAATCCCTGTAGGTTAGTCCTGTCCACTCTGTCTCCTGATCACAAGGTGAGAGGAGATGAGTTTGCCCAGGGTGGTCTGGTCGGTGGGGCATCAAGCACAGGGAGAAGACAAAGTGTGAAAAACAAGTGAGTGAAACTCCTCCTGCGAGCAGAGAGGGCTATACTCTGCTTCTGCAGGACTTTGTTTCACTCTTATGGGGTTTCGTTTACTTTAAGTTTGGTTTTGAAGCACAAAAGGTGCTTTTCCAGCTAGAGAGCTGTTGTCCTGGGTGTGCAGGGAGCCTTGGCACTCTTGCTGCTGCCCTTAGCTTGACCCAACAACCTTTAGGAGATGCACAtgcttttctttctggctttaTGGCAGTGAAGAAAACAGTATGGCCCTGTTTATTGCAGATTGTGGGTAGGAGTTGCAGAAATTTCACGGCtgtgaaatttatttaaaatgggaTGACTGCTTTACCTGTATCCATCCATCTCTTCTGGAAGGGAagagcacccggctgctcccagcagctTCTGATGTGCAGGTCATCTCTTCTGCTGATGAGATACGGGGACTCTCCCTCATCCAGTTCTTCCCTTGCTGCTTCCCTTGTCTGCAACCATCCTCTGGGCTTCTTGGGCAGGGTCCTGGCTCCCCTTGGGCTGGTGCAGCACAAGGATGGCAGAAACCTGCCCCAGGCTCTCAGAGAGGCAAGGGTGCCCCGAGCCCCTCCGGTCCCTCCAGCTGGAGTCCCTGGCTCTCTGCAGAGACACTGCTTGGCTGGGGACGGTCCCTGCTTTCTGCGCGGATTTGACCCTGGGCAATGGAGGTCTTGGGCTTCAGGGGGGTGAAATTTAAGCTGTCAGTGACTCTCCTATTTTCTTCCCTGCAGGTAGGCAGGAGCCCCCCCATAGCTGAGTGAGGCAGCATGGCAAGTAAGTGTTCCGCAGTCAAGAcggagaggtggtggtggtgctggtgaaggGGGTTGTTTGGCAGCCACCTCCCAAGGAAGGGTTGCCTGTGCTTTTTGGGGGGTGTTACTCTCTGTGGGGAGCAGATGCCATCAGCCGTTATCCCTGGATGAGGTCTGAGGTCTAGCCTGACTTGTGCTTCTCTCTCCACTGTGCAAGGCGGGAGTGGAGAGGAGATGCTGAAGGGCTGACCTCTCCGGGACTCCCCGGATGCTGCAGCATATTCTTTATTTGCCTGATGCTTGCTCTGCAAGGTGGGCTTCCCTGAGGGCTAATGGCCCCTCTGCAGGGGTTGCCGGTCTGCGCTGACTTCTCCTAGCAACAGTGCTCCACATGGCCTATGACTGGCATCCCATGAGCTGCCCATCCCGGGGGCCAGACTGCCTTGTGTGGCCGGCGGCACTGGGGCTCTGCGTTCCCAGCGGATAGGCAGCTGCCTAAGTCGGCCCTGCTGGGATCTCGCTGCGTCCTGGCATCTGAAGGAGGGGCTGCTCGGGGCCAGCGGCTAAAGCCGGGCTGAGACTGGCAAGGGTGCAGGGTGGAGGATGGCGTGTGGTCTGTAAAGAGCTGGACTCAACCCCCCTCCTCCTCGCTCTTCTGGGCAGCCTGCGTGGAGGCTGCGTGCGGCGATGCGATGGGAGCTCAAGGAGGCCGGCAGTGGTGAACGGAGAGATGTCGAGATCTGGCTGGGATCTCGGGATTTGCTTGGGCTGTCGCTGGAGCCAGCTATGAAGGTGGAGGCAGCAGCCatgctgggcaggaggaggacccCCGGGGTGACAGGTATGCTGCCTTTCCTTCTCTGGGCTGTGCTAGGTGGGGGAGGGAGCAGATATCTTCAGGCAgtgtttttaaaaggcagttttaatgttcttttaatgaGGAGGGTCCCTGCCTTCCTCCACTGCtgccttttctccctcccagagCCCAGGTGCTGGCTCACCAGCACTTACTggttgtgggaggtgtccctatgGTGACAGTGTCCCCTGTCAAGCAGTCCCCTTCATGGTGATCCTGACGTGCAGGAAGGGGATGTGGTGGTCAGCGTGTTTGCCATCACATGCTCTCCAGCAGCGTGCAGCCCTGACTGTCCCTCCACAGACACAGTCGCATGTTGTTCTGCAGAGAATGTCATTCTGCCGGGCAACAGAGCGGTGGGGTCACGGTGTGACCAAGCCTGTCTGCCACCAGGGGCCACCAGCACCTCAGGAAACCCAGTAGGGATGCGGTgaacccagccctgctcctgctcctcctgcctaaAGCTCTGATCCTTCCTGAGCACCGGTTCTCCAGCTGGTGTGGGGAGACTTGGAGAGGCAAAAGGGGTCAGTACCGAGGCTGCTGGGCATGGGAAGTCCTCTCTGCCCTGCGGTTTGGGGACAGTACCTGCTCAGCTGTCCGCTTTTCCTGTCAGTTGGGGGTCCAGGCTGGTTGAGAGTTGTCAAGGCTCTTGTTTCCTGAAGGCCATTGGTTTTCCTGATCTGGTCCTCAGGCATGTGGGAGCTCTTTGCACTTTCCGTGTtaaagaggggagggagcagtgaCTTAGTTGCTGCTCTTCTGCTATTTCTAGGTCCCTGAGGGAAATTGGATGTGGGGGGAGGCACGTACCCCCACTCAGCATGCTCTCAGTCGGGACATTGCTTGTGATACCTGCCTGCCTGTGTGTCTGTTTTTATTTCCCACCATAGCGGCCAGTTCAGCACGGCAAAGCAGGGAAGGGGTCAAGTGACTGGTATCTGCAGGGATGGAATACCCTGACGGTGAGATCTGCGGCCAAGCTTGTTGCTCCAAGGTGTGCGGAGGAAGCTGGAAAGAGGCTCAGACGCAAGTGCTGAGGAAGGGGAGAGTTGATAGTGCAGCCTGATCAAGGCGGGAGGCAAAGGAGGTGAGGCCAGACTTCTCCACCAAAGGATGGGACGTTTGTGGAATGGATGGTGCCTTTGTAAAATTTCATCTCATTCTGGAAAGGCTCAAGAGAAGGTCAGCCTTCTCAGGTTCCTGCCAGCCTGTTCcttctccagccaggacagccctCCTCAACTGCAAAAGCCAAGGCAAGCCGATCCCTGCCCTCCTGCGAGATGCCTTCTGTGCCTcttgaaaacactttttcagttgtccttgtaaaaaagaaaaaaaaaaaaaaaaaaaaaagctttgcataaTAAAGTCGATTCTGAGGGAAGGTCTCTGACTCACATCATTCATGCTGCTCTTCATTCACACCTCAGTGGTTCAGCCCTCTGCAAACTCTCTCACTGAAGCAAGCCATTAATAAATCATAGGGGGGGAAAAATGCACCTacacagcacaaaaaaagcaCGGTGCCTCCAAGCATGGGATGGTGCCGCACAGTGGTAGTTGCTTACACCACGATTTTGTCCCTGCCTTGACATTTACAAATACTCTCACAGATACCTTGCTGTGTTGTTTTAGAAGGATACGTGGAAGGTAAAGCAGAAGGAAACCTGCTGGTCTCTCGTAAAAGGctcctaatcatagaatcacagaatggtttggaaaggatcttaaagatcatccagttccaacgcccctgccacgggcagggacacctcccactagaccgggttgctcaaagccccatccagcctggccttgaacacctccaggaatggggcatccacaacttccctgggcaagctggtctcaccaccctcagggtgaataatttcttcctagtatctaatctaaatctcccctctttcagtttaaaactgttcccgctcgtcctatggctacactccctgataaagagtcccttcccatctctcctgtagtccctttAGGTAATgcaaggggctataaggtctccctggagccttctttttccaggctgaacaaccccatgtTGTGACGCGtgggggaggctgtggggtgaTGCACAACGCAGTGTGTGTTGTGAGTCCATCTGGGTGCTGGCCTCTTGTCTCAGTGGAGAGGCCTGGCTCGGTGTCCCAGCTTGCCCAGTGGTTTCTTCCTTGCCCTGCAGCAAAGGGGCAGCAAGGCCATCAAGGGCAGGAGGATGAAAACAAGTCTTTTTGGAGACTTCTGTCTCCTCTTCAGCTGTCCAATATAGTCTGCAGCTGCCGATTCCGATGTCTCTAACAGTCTCAGCCCTGCTGGAAGGATGCTCCTGGTGCTGTATGTCCCCGGCCAGACCCCACGAGCCCTGTGCCCCTCTGGGTGTGCTCTCCCTCAACGGGCACTCTGCTGTGCTAAATGAATTGTAGCCCTGGGCTTTTGGTGTTTGGGATGTCTGTATCACCAAAAGCCTGTGGGAAGCCAAGTGGGAAAGCCTGGCCAGGCGGAGGCCAAGTGTGGGGTTGTCTCTGCTCAATGTGTCTCTGCCTTGTGTTGTTGCAGTGTTCTTGGGGGCCAGGAATGCCCACTCTGTCCTGAAGCGCTTCCCCCGAGCCAACGGCTTCCTGGAGGAGATCCGGCAGGGCACCATCGAGCGGGAGTGCATCGAGGAGGTCTGCAGCTATGAGGAGGTCAAGGAAGTGTTCGAGAACAAGGAGCAGACGGTGCGTTTGTCCTGTCCTGCTCCCCAGTGGATGTGTGAGGGCTTACACCTTAGCAAGCTGGGGGCAGAGAAGGAAGGCACGGGGGGAACAGCCTCTCCTGTTCCCTTTGTCCTCTTCTGCATGCTATGGCCTTGCTTTCCAGCGTGGCTTTCCCTTCCCAGGCAATGCCCTCACCTCGCCGTTGCCAGGACACCTTGCCCACAGCTGCAGGTTGAGCTGGCACTCCCGTGGCACGCGTGGGAAATTTGTGGTGTTGTCCCTGACCCTCCAGGCTGGGGTTGGTGTTAGCCAAATGTCTCCCTACTTGGTAATGGGGGCTGTTGGCTGCTGTTGAGGGAAATTCGATATTTTTGGTGTTGGTTCCCACAGTGCCTCAGATGCTGGCAGCCCTGGTGAGAGTAGTGGGGGATGGCTGAAAAACTGGCCCTTTTGTGGGCCGAGGGAGGGCAGTGATTATTGCTGGTGGTGGTCAgggggtcccacctgcagcacATGATGGTTGCTTCTCTGTTCCTGCCACAGATGGAGTTTTGGAAGGGCTACACCAACTCTGTCTACTCTGTCAAGGACCCCGGGCACAGCACGGAGCGCTCAGACGCTATGTACGTGGTGGTGCCCCTCTTGGGGGTGGCTCTTCTGATAGTCATTGCCCTCTTCATCATCTGGAGGTGCCAGCTTCAAAAGGCCACCCGCCACCGCCCTTCCTATGCCCAGAACCGATACCTGGCCAGCCGAACGGGACGCAGCCTCCCCAGGGTCATGGTGTACCGGGAGCGGTCGCAAAGCCAAGGGGAAACCCAG
Proteins encoded:
- the PRRG3 gene encoding transmembrane gamma-carboxyglutamic acid protein 3, encoding MSVSPKALFLGARNAHSVLKRFPRANGFLEEIRQGTIERECIEEVCSYEEVKEVFENKEQTMEFWKGYTNSVYSVKDPGHSTERSDAMYVVVPLLGVALLIVIALFIIWRCQLQKATRHRPSYAQNRYLASRTGRSLPRVMVYRERSQSQGETQYQREASNRVAGDGRAGGTPQQDGTLCPPEHSVSILSRLSSATPPPSYEEVTGHPESSSGEETSISYNDPPPKYEEIVAAAPAAGK